The genomic DNA GACATGTGacaggaaaatcaaagtggaATCGGCATCGCCAAGAGAGCGCCGCCCCAAAATAGAGAAGGGGAGGGCCGTGGAGGAAGAGGTCTGTGTCTCAGTCTGGAAACTCGGAGCACCTCCTGGGGAACAGAGGCCTCCGGATCATCGAAACAGTGTTCCCGACATTCAAGACCCCtatcacacacaccctcccctttccctacaTCACTTGTGACGGTCTGTCTACCCTGGAAGAAGACACGGGTCCTTGTTTGCATGACAGTCCGTCATCATTGCTCTCAGGTCGCTTTACAACCtcacggagtttcagctttctaaGCCCCCGACTCTTTCCTGGGGAAGGTTCCCCCGGTTTTtattcaaacccgtgtccctgcatGGCCATATCGAAGACCCCcaaataaagctttctttttctttcttcccccccccccctctcttttcttttctcttcttttctttttttggcgcaGCCGATACTGACTCTTCatggaaagacaagaaaactaggtgattttctgtgtttaatttccagGTGTATTGAAATATCATTTCCTTCGTGAAGGACATATGACATCCTTCGTTCTCATGTGTACAGAATGGGCACAAGAGGCACCTGTATGTTGCCAAAGAAGAATGACCACCCAAGCGGTAGCTCATAGCTTTCTCACAACCCATACAGATCATGACTGgatgtgaaagaaagggaagtcactcggtcgtgttcgactctttgcgacgccacggactgtagcctaccaggctcctccatccgtggacagttccaggcaagaatcctagagtgggttgccatttccttctgccattGGACGGGAGGAGAAGGATTCATGTCCACTGTCATGGCAACTTTCTCAgatgatcatgctgctgctgctgctgctgctgctgctgctgctgctgctgctgctgctgctgctgctgctgctgctgctgctgcgtcgcttcggtcgtgtccgaatctgtgcgaccccacagacggtagcccaccgggcacccccgtccctgggattctccaggcaagaacactgcagtgggttgccatgtccgcctccaaggcgtgaaagtgaaacgcgcaagggaagtcgctcagtcgtgtccgactgtgagcgaccccgtggactgcggcccaccaggctcctcccgtccatgggattttccgggcaagaggacTGCAGTGGGGCGCCATGGCCTTCCCCGGATAGTACCATACAATAATAATAACGCTGTTCATTAGAATCACCGTGCTCTTTGTGACGTATACAGTATAGATGTACCTTATCCGtgaagtcgttttttttttttttctttcccccttacaTCAATGcaatatcttcccatttctccctcccccagccgtTCTGTGATGAccgtcttccttctttctttctttctttctttcttttttggatggccatccatggcatgtgagtggcatgagaaagtctttctctttctctacctgacttaTTCATTTGGCATCACGCCCTAAGTCACATCCATGCTATCACCAGACAAGAATGCGTTCGTTCCCGTGGCTCCGTGGGACATCTATTTCTACCTATCGATCGATCTCTGTCTGGATCGtgtgtcttctttccctcttcttcccttgaTGGACACTCGGGCTGTTTCCCTCTCTTGACCCGTGTGACTGATGCTGCCGtggacatgggagtgcagatctcTCTCTGAGATTTCGCTTCCGTGTCTCTTCTCTTTAGATGTCTACCCAGAAGTGAGAGTGTTGGAAAGATCGATCACGTCTCGACCACGACTCTTTTCGAAGTCCTTCTGAGGGGATCCAGGGAAggatccattcttttcccatagacgCCGTTGGACTCCCAGTGCGACCGCACGCGTCTCAGGGAATACGGCGGCGACCACGACGACAACCCAAACGCTCCCGCGAACGCGATGGTGCCCGAGGGTGTGTCCGCAGGACGACTCCCCGGTGCCAGCTTTCCACGTCCACGAgccgcccaccccccaccccccccgcggTCGTCGGCAAGTCGTCCCATCCACACGGAGCCCCGGTTTTCGTGGGCCCGGGTTGCCTGGGTGCCAGTCGATCCCCAGATGAATGGAGCGATGACAGACTCCTTGGGGACCAGAGCAGAGAGACGTGGAATTCTTTCCACGAGACGAGTGCGATGAGAAGAGAACGATGCGAAGTGGTgcctggggagccaggaagagTCGCACGGGAAAGAGAACATGTCAGACGAGAGGGGAGAAGGATTCAAAGTGAGTGGAGCGCGGCGGGGGAGACGGGCCCCGAAGATGCGAGCAGATGCCGGGGGCACTGCACGCCTGGACCCGTGAGCCTGCAGGGAGCCGAGAGGGATGGCCGTCCGCTGTCTGCGGGTCCGCGTGGGCCGATCTCCAGAGCCCGGACCGGGAAGGACTTCTTCCCGAGAACAGGCACGCTCACGGTCCCCGCGGGTCACGTCTCCACTGGGCTCTCAGCACTGCAGGGAGAGCTTCCCGCACTTCCGATGGCACGGTGAGCTGCGGTTTCTTGATCTCATCGACCGCGGAGTCGGCGAGCTTCCCGAGGGATGGGACGAGGTATTGGCCGACGGCGTCCCATCCTAGACCCCGTATTGCTTTCAAATCGTGGGACGTCTCTGATCTCTGTGGGGGTGTGCCGTGTCTTCACGGCTGTGCGAGCGGTTCTCTCTCCGCGGAGGAGGGGGCCGCTCTGCGGTTGTGTGTCTGGGCTTCTCGTGGCTGTGGTTCCTCTTGGGGAGCGTGGGcactggggcacgtgggcttcagcggcTGCTGGGTGTGGGCTCAGCGCTCGCAGtggccaggatctagagcacggaTTCCGTCGGCGAGGCCTATGGGCTTCGTGgctctgtagcacgtgggatcgtcCCGGGCCGGGGAtgaaacccgtgtttcctgcgtgGGCACGGGACGGTTTCCTAcggagccgccggggaagcccccGTCCCAAACTCGAGATGGATATCCTGCCGTCCCCCGCTTGGGATGGGAGAGTTTCTGAACGATCAGGCCCGGAAAAGGGATTGCATCGTGAAGGGTTGACCTTCGTTTCTCACAGACCGGCACTCTTGCTGCTTCTTGAAGTGTCCTAGAGAAGAAGACATCGGATTCCACGTGAGATCAGCTCCTTTGACTAGCCACAACAAGGGGGATGGAGAAACACAACAGTTGGTTTCTTTTGGACGATGAGcccccctctgtgtgtgtgtgtgtgtgtgtgtgtgtgtgtgtgtgtgtgtgtgtgtgtgtgtgtgtgtgtgtgtgtgagagagagagagagagagagagagagagagagagagagagagagagagagagagagagagaggccttcgTGGTTCTAAAGCAAGAAGCACTGAGGAGTGAAGACATTCTTGAACTCACATCGTTTCCTTCCTTTCCGTCGTGATGGTCCAGTGATGTTTGGAGGACGACGTGGACTGTTTCAGGGTAGATGCTTTTAGAAGgctgtgaagggacttccctgcctggtggtccagtggtgaaggatccacctgccgaGGAGGCAGGGGGACAGGGTGTTTTCCACCGAACCCCTGATCCGGGACGATGCCACAGGGCTCCGGGCAGGTTCGACACAAACCTACAGAACGGACGGTGCCAGGCGTGAAGGCGAGGGCACACGGCCCGGGGACTCTGGACGAGGGTGACTGACGCGGACGGACACTGCCGTCTCCGTCTCCGTGGAGGTGGGTTGTGGCCAGCACGCTCCTCTGGGGCAGGCTGTTCCTAGGACCGTTGGGGAGCGTGCGCGTgcatgggaggagcaggggacctgAGGGGACTCTCTATCCTCTCT from Capra hircus breed San Clemente unplaced genomic scaffold, ASM170441v1, whole genome shotgun sequence includes the following:
- the LOC108634807 gene encoding uncharacterized protein LOC108634807 gives rise to the protein RVPSGPLLLPCTRTLPNGPRNSLPQRSVLATTHLHGDGDGSVRPRQSPSSRVPGPCALAFTPGTVRSVGLCRTCPEPCGIVPDQGFGGKHPVPLPPRQVDPSPLDHQAGKSLHSLLKASTLKQSTSSSKHHWTITTERKETMTLQEAARVPVCEKRRSTLHDAIPFPGLIVQKLSHPKRGTAGYPSRVWDGGFPGGSVGNRPVPTQETRVSSPARDDPTCYRATKPIGLADGIRALDPGHCER